The following is a genomic window from Episyrphus balteatus chromosome 1, idEpiBalt1.1, whole genome shotgun sequence.
AACCGGACAGAATTCATTTCTATCTCTTTACTTCAACTAATAACCGCAGTATTGATATTGATATGAATGATCCGGAAACATTAGTCAGGTCATCGTTTGACTTTAGTGACCCTACTGTGTAAGATTTCTGATTATATCCACAAAGCAAGAgttttatttaaacataaattttgcttttagcttTATGATCCCCGGCTAGAAGGATGGTTCTACTGCCGAAGGACATGGATTAAAGGATGGACTATTCAAAAACggaaatttcaatttcatatttGTTGATTGGAAAATTTACAGCTTTTACGAGGCTTatataatatctcaaaaactatgCCCAAAAGCGGGAAAAATTGTAGCGGAATTTATTGATTGGTTGCATGACCACGCCAAGATGCGTTTTGATACATTGACACTTTTTGGTCATAGTATGGGTGCTCATGTGGCTGGATTTGCTGGAAAGAACGTGAAACGTGGGAAAATTCATGCCATTTTTGGAATGGATCCTGCTCTGCCACTGTTTCCCTACAATGACCCAACACGTCGATTGGCTGCAACTGATGCTGAATATGTGGAATCAATTCATACAAATGGTGGAGATTGGGGTTTCTATCAACCAATTGGACAAACTGCCTTCTATCCGAATGGAGGAAAATATCAACCTGGATGCGAAAATGATTCAAATCAGTTTTGTTCTCATATTAGAGCTGGGTTATTTATGATCGAAGCTATTAATTCTTTGGGGACAAATGATTTTCTTGCGGTTAAGTGTGAACGGTTTGAGGATGTCGAGGAAGGCAAGTGTGATCAGTATGAAACAGTGATAAGGATGGGTGATCCTGGTAACGCTCATAAACCAAGGGGGATatattatttgaaaacaaatagtTACTCGCCATATGCAAGAGGAATGGTGGATATTTCTgcaaaaaatcaacaaataaaaaaacatactcCCAGCTGATTTATACACgtctttattttatattcttcttttattcagctctgattttgatctCGATGTTGACGGGATTATAACTCTTCCACATATCTTTTTCAAACTAGTGTTCCCCATGGTATGGTTCAATAGGTTTGAGGTCAGAAAGTAGCGCCAAAGCCTGTAGGATTTGTATTTCTCCATTGTCTAAACTGACTTAAATTTGTTTAGCGTCGTTAATCGTTTTGCATCCTTCAAGTATTGCGGTATTGTCAGCAAAAGTAGTTTGAATTGCATTTTCTGTTTGAGGAATATCGCGTGTAAATGAAAGTTACAAAATGGGACCTAGAACACTACTTTGTGGTATCCCAGTCAAtatttccctaaagtctgaATAATCATTTCTATGCCTAACGCAAAAAAATCTATTCTCCAGATATTCTCTAAGAATAATATAGAGTCCTTCAGTCAGGActtgtcttttttttcaaactttggtaattaaaaatacttcaaCCTCTAGGTTACAAATTGCCGATGTTGtcgtattgattttttttttttttttaatttttaaattaaattttgttttaa
Proteins encoded in this region:
- the LOC129915351 gene encoding phospholipase A1-like, which gives rise to MRFDTLTLFGHSMGAHVAGFAGKNVKRGKIHAIFGMDPALPLFPYNDPTRRLAATDAEYVESIHTNGGDWGFYQPIGQTAFYPNGGKYQPGCENDSNQFCSHIRAGLFMIEAINSLGTNDFLAVKCERFEDVEEGKCDQYETVIRMGDPGNAHKPRGIYYLKTNSYSPYARGMVDISAKNQQIKKHTPS